The DNA segment CGGCATCATCTTGCAGGCTGCGGCTCAGAACATACCTATGTTCGTGGTCGCCCGTTTTCTTGTCGGTGTTGGATCCGCTATTAGCAATGGCGCTGCACCAACCCTTCTTGGAGAGCTGCTCCCTCCACGTCGACGAGCCCGCGTCCTCgggttgttcttctcctgcttctaCGTCGGTAGTTTGGCCTCAGCCATCATAAACTACGGAAGTCAAAATATTCAGAGCACATGGGCTTGGCGATtaccttctcttctccagttTGTTCCCAGCTTGTTGGCTGTCATGATTGTTCCCTTCGTCCCGGAGTCTCCACGATGGTTGATATCTAAGGATCGGAacgaagaagctctcgaagTTCTGGTCATTATGCAAGGTAAGGACAAGACTGACCTCCAAAAGGGAAGTGAGCAGCTGGAAGAGATTAGGAGCACGATCTTGCGCGAAGCTCAAGAATATCCTCGCAACCCCTGGAGGGAGATGATTTCCAGCAGGCCGAACAGGCGCAGACTGGCTATTCTATGCAGCTTTGGACCCATGATCAACCTGTTTGGTAACTTTATCATATCGTAGGTCACGCCATTGTTACCGCGCTTGATCCATCAGTCTAACAATTGCAGCTTCTACctcaccaagatcctcaatCAGGCCGGCATAACCAACACGACAACCCAGACACAAATCCAGGTTATCATCAACTGCTGGTCATTCGCGGTCGCTGTACTCGGTAGCTTCATGTTAGACATTCTCGGGCGTAGATTACAGACCTTCATCGGTGTTGGCGGCATGGTCGTTACTCTCTTACTGATAGGCGGTCTCATCAAGCGTAGGTTCCAGTATCTGTTTGGTCTGATGCTTGCTAACGTGGATTATAAAGGTTTCGGCGAAAGCACCAACAACTCCGCCATATACGGGACTATCGCTGTCATTTTCCTCTTCCAAGGATTTTACGCCTTTTCAATCACGCCAATGACAAGCTTGTATCCCACCGAGGTCTCGCCATTCAAGCTTCGTGCTACAGGCATTGCCATCTTCCGCATGCTTGACTCCAGTGCTGGGTAGGAAAGATCCATCTCTCGTGTTCCAAGCTTTACTAACCACATAATCTagtcttcttgcttccttcGCCATGGCATATGCAATGGCTGATCTGGGATGGAAGTTCTACTTCATTAATGCTTCATGGGATTTCATATTCCTCGTCATTGCTTACTTCACCTTCGTGGAAACGAAGGGCTTGGAACTGGAAGAGATCAATGCGAAATTTGGAGAGTCAACTGTGGTGGAGGCTGTGGTAGAAGACTCCGCATCCAATGACAGGGGCAGTAAGGACGACTGGACGGTCAAAACGCAGGCCCAGTAATCTCGAAAGAGATATGCATTCTGTCGGCTAGAGTTACTTCGCAAATAGACATAAGTAAACCGAGTAACAGATAATTGGTTCTCTAATATCACTTTCATGCCCCTTGCCTACCCCACTCGACATATCCACCGGGATTTGAGTCCCTTCCCACCGGGAATGACGATTGCTCCCACCGGGATGCAACCCCAATCCCCTCACGGGCACCATGGCATTCTTTACTGACCTTCCCCATATAGATCGGATCTCCCTTCTCCGCATTTGCAGTTCCTGACATAGGACAAGCTCCATCTCGCATTCAACCTACATTGGCGCGGCAGTCTAAACTAAGCATAATGTCTAAGCTCTGCACCTTCGCCAACAAGTGTCCAGCTTGCGAACCTGATCGTGAAGCATTGGCGCGCCACTCTATTTGAGACATGGCATCGCGTGTTCCCCAGAGTTTACGGTACGGGTCGCTTCATGTAGATCATTGCTGACGCAGCATTGGTGCGCGTATTTGATCCAATTAATCACAAGCAGGTGTTTCGTGTTTCCTATTTGTGGAACAGAATCTCGTGGCAGATGTTCAGTCAAAGCATCGGCTAAATGCCATATGGAAGGTCCCCCGGATCTGCAAATGTAACATTAAACTTGGCGCTCCAATGACAGCAAGAGCTCAGGCCCAATTCATCTGGTGTTATGGGGTAAAGAGTTGTCTAATTTTGTAGTTTATGGGTATCGATGTCATGGATATATAAACAGCTGCTGATCCGGCGTAACTTCCGCTTCATCAAATCGACCGATCAACAAAaaccagcttcagcttcatcatggtcgtGGTCAAAGCCTCGGCCCTCTTTTTGGGCCTTGCGTCCCTAATTCTTCCTGTCAGCGGTCAAGCTGTCAATGACGTGGCTGATGCCTTCGACTTGACTCAGGTCTCCCTTACTGATAGTCGATGGATGGACAACCAGAACCGAACATTGAACTATCTTCTGTCGGTTGATCCCGATCGCCTACTCTACGTCTTCCGGAAGAACCACGGTCTCGACACAAAGGGTGCACAGACAAATGGCGGCTGGGATGCACCCGATTTTCCCTTTCGCAGCCATGTCCAGGGCCATTTCCTTACAGCCTGGACACAGTGCTACGCTTCCGCTGGTGTCAAAGAATGCGGCTCTCGAGCTACATACTTTGTCCAGGAGCTCGCCAAATGTCAAGCCAACAACGCAAAGGCTGGCTTCAACAAAGGATATCTCTCTGGCTTCCCGGAAAGTGACATTTCTAAAGTAGAGGACCGGACGCTCAGCAACGGAAATGTCCCTTACTATGCTATCCACAAGACACTAGCTGGACTTCTGGACGTTTACCGCCGGATGAATGACCAGACCGCCAAAGACACCATGCTCTCACTCGCCAGCTGGGTCGATACACGCACCTCGAAGTTGAGCTACAACCAGATGCAGAGCATGTTGCAGACTGAGTTCGGTGGAATGAACGAAGTCCTCGCCGATATCGCTTTTTACACCAACGATTCAAAGTGGCTCAAGGTTGCTCAGCGCTTCGACCATGCTGCCATTTTTCGACCTCTGCAGCAGAACACCGACAAACTCTCTGGCCTGCACGCCAACACCCAGCTTCCAAAGTGGATTGGTGCTCTTCGTGAGTATAAGGTAGGTGGTGATAAGAAGTACCTCGACATTGGTCGCAATGCATTCAATATGGTCGTCAACCGGCATTCTTACGCCATTGGTGGAAACAGTCAGGCCGAGCACTTCCGAGCTCCTGATGCGATTGCTGGGTTCCTCACTGATGATACTTGTGAAGCTTGCAACAGTTACAACATGCTGAAGCTCACTCGCGAGCTTTGGGCCTTGAACCCAACTGACGCCTCATACTTTGACTTCTACGAGAAGGCGCTCTTGAACCATCTGCTTGGTCAGCAGAACCCCAGCAGTGATCACGGACATGTCACATACTTCACACCCCTCAAGGCCGGTGGGCGTCGTGGAGTCGGTCCTGCTTGGGGTGGTGGTACCTGGAGCACTGATTACAACTCTTTCTGGTGCTGTCAAGGGACAGGAGTTGagaccaacaccaaactCATGGACTCGATCTACTTTCACACTTCTGATACACTCTACGTCAACCTATTTACTCCTTCGAAGCTCAATTGGTCCCAGAAGAAGGTTTCTGTCACCCAGACGACTGAATTCCCTGAGAGCGACACATCAACATTCAAGATCTCTGGTGATACTAGCGAATGGACTCTCGCAGTCCGTATCCCATCTTGGACCTCTAAAGCCtccatcaaggtcaacggcCAAGCTGCGAATGTGGCCATCCAGTCCGGCAAGTACGCTCTAATCAAGAGACAGTGGAAGTCTGGAGATACCGTCACAGTCCAACTCCCCATGAGCCTCCACACCGTTGCCGCCAACGACGATCAGACCTTGGGTGCGATTGCTTTCGGACCCGTCATTCTGGCTGGTAACTATGGCCAGTCTACCCTGAACGGCAACCCTACAATTGACCTGGCAAGTATCAAGCGAAAGAGTAACACTGGTCTGACATTTGGAGCTACCTCTGGTGGAAAGGCTGTCGAGTTGGGCCCTTTCTACGATGCCCAAGGATTCAACTATGCCGTTTACTGGAAGTTGAGTGGCAAGCTTTCAAGCTGATTTGTCCTGTAGCGGGGTTAGGGGGCGTTGAACTTGATGGCGGTTATGAATTGAGAGGACAAAGTGCACGATGAAGTAGCCGGAGCTTCTTTCTGTATATTGTTGGTCAAGTATATATGGGAACTTATGATTGCGAATGATCACACTCAGTGCCCGTGAGATGACCTATTAACATGTAGTATGATGTTTTGAACGCGATGAAAGATACACAACCGTCGCGACCAAGAGCTCGCTTATGGCAGAGGCTTGTTTCCTGAGAGGTTGGCCCCCAAGACACACGACTTTTGCCTTACCCTTCTATTTATTGCCACGATATTGAGACTTTTGCGGTGTATAGTATACGAGCCAACTCTGTATGGGCAAGTCGGCCGCGAGATGACCCATGGTGGTATTTGATTCCTGCGGATTACGATATGGTCAAAACTCTCATAGACCATGAGGCACTGTTTCCCGCGCTTTCCGTCATTGCGTGGACGTCGCCAGTAGGCATAGAGCCGCCATGGCAACTCTCCGAGCCTGCCGTCAAAATCGGCATCGAAATGAAGTGCGCAAAAACCAGGATATGGTATGAACCAGACGAagagtggcttgatgagctggaaAGAAACCCGGCGAATGTGTATTCGGACACTGGTTCGGAGTATTCAGAGGCAGGGTCAGGGGAGACAGGTTCGGAGGAGGCTTCAGAGACTGGTCGGGAGGAGACTTCAGAGGAAAAGTCCTAAAAGCAAGGTGATGACCTTGTCCGTTGTTATGACTTCTATCATGCTCAGTACATATGTTTCACAGCATACCAGTTGCAGTGTGTATATCTCAATATGCCAATATCATTAAAGCTTCTATTTTCATTATTTGGTATCAACATTAAAGTCTTATCTATGAGCATCCATGCTTCTTTGTATCGTTCGCGTATAATCCTTTTCCGCACTGCGTAGCGAAGGATTTGAGCTCGCTGCTGTATCTGGGTATCTTGGGTCTCTCTCCGCCGagtcatcaacctcgaccacCACCGATGTCACGGTATCCATCTGAATAGCCGGTCCTCTCAGAGACTCTTGGCTGATGGTGCGTGTCATTCCCTTTCTGCTTCTATTCTCTGAACCGCTTGCCCTAGCAGGCCACGACCACCAGCCTCCAGCGACGTTCTCGTCTGCTTGTTGGCCGCCCTGGATCGAGATGGTGTTTCCGAACCGACGACTAGGTGTTTTGAGGAAGGCGAAGGTGCTCAGGCCAACATCGTCAGATGAGATGTCGTACTTTGAGGCGAAAACAATGGTGTTTCGGGTTGTGCCAAATAGTAGGCAATCGAAAGAACCGTTGGATGCGATCATGGCACCTGCAAAGCAGAAGTAGCCGTTAGGCACATTTGCACCAGCCATCGTCGCAATACGGCCAGCCGCAAGAGGAAGGGTACACATGACATAGATGACGGGGTAGATCAGGAAAGCAGGGTTGCGGCTGAGTTGGAGTTGCATGGTATCAGCCTGGCTCGGTGATCCCGAAGACTCAAATCGGGCTTGGCGACGtagatggaagaagatgatgaggtaTAAGACGGATGTTGtaccaaggccgaggaagatGTAAAGGTAATGTGTGAATAGTCGAAGGTTTTCGTACTTTCGGTTCATCCAGCACTGTAAATTGTTAGAGGGCTGCCGACAGTCGATGGCACATACTGGACTTACCCAACTTCCAGCGCGGACAAAGAACCCTCCAAACTCTGCACCATTGCGAGTCACGGCAATCGGAATGAGGGATATGGCGTAAACAAAGATCCAGATAGCGATAATCATTGCGTACAGTACTCTCTGGGGTGTCTGTCGTCGTTTGACAACAGCAAGGTAAGTGTGAATGGCAATCGCAGTGATGAACATGGACGAAGCCAAGTCACCAAGCGACACGAAGAGTCCCTGGGTATAGCAAGACGCTGTTCCGACCATGATCGCATTATTTCGAAGCCACGCCGCGTTGAGAAAGAAGGCTACTCCCTGGTGCATGTCGGCTAGTAGTAGATTGATGATCAGGACGAGGAACTGATTCGGTCGTCGAGGTGCGGTAGGAACATTTCCATCGACCTTTTTGTTGGCGTCTTGATCGTTCTCGGCGAATATCCCATCAATACCCAGCGTAAAGTCTATCGCCCTCTGAATCGGTCCAGTCGTTTGTTGAAAGTGCCCCGAAGGCTGCGACTTGATGAACAAGCTCCATGTCGTAAGCTTATACACTAAATAAAAGAACAAAGTACTCGCAGAAAAGAACGAAATGAAAGCGAGGACAGTAACGGCAGTCAATCCGTGTCGAAGATCATCGTTCAAAGGATCCAACGTCCGCCCTTCAACAGGAAGATCGCCCCACGCCATTATTATTGTTTTAAACGAGAGAATCTGTCGAATCTCAGGAACGAGATGCGAACTGCAGATGAGAAATGACAGCCCCCCACGGGTATTAAGAGGGAAAAGGACCCTGAATGGGCCAAGAATGTAAAGGATTTATCGCCCAGAGGCACAGATCCACGATGTGACATCGCTTCGCAGCTGAGCGCCCGTTCTGTATTAACGCATCAAGGGAATCCTGGCATTTTTTCCGCACTAGAGTTCTCGGCAGACTCTTCTCGCGCCGAGGCTAGGCCAACCTAGTCGTCTCTCACGGATGTGGCTTTTTCCGCTGCAGATTCGTGAGAGGAAAAACGTGGAAGTCATTTGGCTATTCTACGGGTCAGTACGTAATTGAGATccattcttgacatcttgTCAGTTGGAGCGTTATCCATCACCCTTGAAGATAGTGGAGATAGAATGTCGTGTCTcaggttgatgaagaaaaaaaaaaaagtcaaAAGAAATATGCTTAGAAAATGGGTCTTCACCGACCCAAAGATCGACTCGCTTGCTACGGCACGATTGCACATCAATAGTGGATGAAAATACAACTCTCGAGTTCACTTCAAAACTCAACTCTATTTCTCTCACCTCACAAACGAGCCTCGGCACAGGATTCATCGTCCTTCTGTTCCTGACATGCCGTCCGCAAGTTGGGATCGGCGCTCGCGATGTGGCGTCGAGCGAGTCAGTCTTTGGTGTTCAAACGCTCCTCGCTAGAACATTCTTGGTAAAACGCTCAGACATAGCGGCCATCCCTTGTGTCTTAGCGCACCGAGCCCTGGGCGTTTCGGCAGTTTTGGTCATAGCGGGTGACATTTTTCACATTTCATGCGCTGAGACGGTCTAGAACGAGCGAGGTCTTTGAGTTTTTGTTAGTATCGGGCACTGAATCACGATTGGGAAGTGAGGCTGAGTGAGTGAATCGAACCATATTCCACTGCGCTGGGCCGTgctgctgcagaagctgaaacAATACTAATTTTATATGCTTTGGACCTAAAAACGGCTGCCATTGAATTTGAACTCAGGTCGTATAAACAAAGCaaggcttcatctcgatgAGTTGCATATTTACCACCGTAATATTCAATGTTATCTGCCGGGCATGACTCAGTGCTCAGCCCTACTTCACCCATGATCCATGACCCTACATTGTAACTATGTATTCAGGCCGCAGCGCAAAACCGCGTATTTCTACGCGGTCTTTTCAGCGAATtgtctctcaacttcctccGCAAATTTCCCAATGCTATCGAATCTCCATTCAAACGCCACATTTTCTTTCAATCTCTCATAGTCACCTCCAACACCTGTaccctctttcttttccccGCCGCGAGAGATCCAGACACTTCTGATGCCGAACTGTTTGGCCGGGACGTGATCTGCAGTCAAACTTCTCGCTACGTGTAGTAATTCCCCGCGATCCTTGTCGACGTGCAGATCGCTTCTCAGATGATCAAACAAGTAGTCGAAGTTGCCCTTAGCGGGTTTATAACTACCGATGTCTTCGGCAGTGTAGACCTTGTCGAATTCAGCGGGCTGAAGATGCTTTAGAGTTGAAGAGGCGTTGACGTTATCCATGTTAGTGAGAATGATGAGTTTGTAGTGTTTCTTCAAAATTTGCAGGCCTGGAATTGTGTCGGGGAAAGGCAGCCAAGTTCCAGGTAGGGACACAAGATGgttcatttcttcttcaggtATAGAAACATTGAGCTCGTTTGCGAGACTTTTGAATGAGCGCGAGACGATACTGCCGTAGCGCAGGGTAGGCTCCCCCTCTTCAACGACCTGGGTAAGCTCATGAAAGCGTTGAATCAACAAAACAGGATTCTTTTTATAGTCGCTCTCGAAAGGAAGACGACTAATGATAGGCTGTAAGCCACGGATCATTCCGGACTCTTGGTCTATCAAAGTGCCGTAGCAGTCAAATGACAGAGCCTTAAACGTTGTGAGATCGGGATAAGACATGTTAAAAGTGGTGGGCTGAAAAGTAAAGAATGATTTGACATGAGTGAGTTCTTGGCAAATGTATCTATTCTGGTGTCTGATGGGTAAGAAATTGGGCAAGAGACGAAGTTTCAGTGAGATGGTTGATTATATTAGTGAAGTTTATATACTCAATTTGCAAGGGCGTCGTTGACGAGATGACGATTTCCTTCTGACCTCTGACGTCAAGGCAGAATCCTTCTGCTGAAGCGGCGAATTCTGCCCGAGAAATGTTTCAGCCGATCGAGTTTTATAATAATGCTGTGGAAAAAACACAATCATCATCGGTTTCTAATCTCAGATACTACATTCATGGATTAAGCCACCGTAGAATTATTTcattaattattatatacCGATAAACGCCTAAAGTTTATTAGTTAAAAGAAACCAGGAACTAATAGTCTATGAAACaagagcaaaaagaaaaaaaaactcGAAAAGGGGTAGTCAGATCGTTAAATGTTCAGCTACCCGACAGCTTGGCAACCGCTGGTGCCTTGCGGATCCAGTCTGGCAGGCCACTCTCAGCAGAATCAACAAGCCATCTGGCCAGCAGACTCCTTGGAATAGAATAGGTATAACCTTTCTGTCCAACATATCCCACGAAAACCTTTCCATCTTCCCTATCTTTCATCCAGCTTTCCTTATCAGGTTCCCCAGGGATGGCCGAGATACGAAATTGGGTCCAATCGAGGTCCTTGGCCTCGTTCTCGAATGTTTTTCCGATGGTGGTGATAGCACGATAAGCGTTGGAAAATACGGTGCGGACCATGAAGTTTATTGATGGTTGGAGGACAGTGAATGCATCTTCTTTCCGGGTGATGGTGAGCGTTCCCATTGCAAAGATTCGCTTAACGCCATGTCGGCGCATCGCTGGAAAGAGGGAGTCTTTGTAGAAGTCGGGGATAGCGTTTGGGGGTGAGGTGCGATCGGTGATGAGAGGTCCAAGGAGCGAGATGACAACATTGACCTTGGCCACGGCTGTGTCGAGAGCTGCCTTGTCGGTCAGATCTCCTTTGACGGTCTGAGGAGGTTAGCGATTTCCTTCACTCATGAATGCTAGGATACTTGGGACTTACCTCAAGCAATGGATCGGAGGACAAGTCGCTGGGGATCTTCTGAGGGCTTCGTGCATATGCTACCACCTTGTGTTTGCGATACAGTAGCTCGCGAAGCAGACAAATGCCCGCAGGTCCGGTACCGCCAAGCACGAGGACAGTTAGCGGAGCCATATTATATTAATGTGTGAGTCGTTGGAATATTGCTGAGTGAAGAATAAAAGCACATAATTCTATTGATATGGGTTATATATTCGATTTTCGCTCTACGTTGCTAACGTCAGCATCGGATGCAAAAAGTATCCGTGTACGGACTAGGGATAACCTAAATCTGCGCGCGGAGATTGATAGTGTTTTGCGATCTAAATCCAATTCCGGACGCACACTGACCAATCTCAACGACTCAGATGTAATAAGCTTGCCCATTTCGGGTTTAGCATGCTGAAGAGATTCCGCGCGGAATGCTCAACTTTCGAATCGCCCGCAACATCTCTTGCATGACCACGATTACAAACAATGAGAAAGAATGGAAGCTGTTGGATCTGTCGCTTACGCCACAAGAAATGTGACGAGATTCATCCGACTTGCGGAAATTGTGCCGCGCTCGGATTGGCATGCCATTTCAGCGATGCTAAGCCAGAATGGATTGACAGTGGtgagcagcagcggcaaATGAGCCAGCGCTTGAAGGCTCAGGTCAAACGAAATGCCAGAAATAAAAGGGGGAGGCAGATGATCCAGAAAATCGCTCATCAGCTCGAAGGTGAGCCGATTCCTCGGGTTGAAGAATTTGCTTCACCCCCAGTCCCTACTCAGGGC comes from the Fusarium verticillioides 7600 chromosome 11, whole genome shotgun sequence genome and includes:
- a CDS encoding haloacid dehalogenase, type II, producing the protein MSYPDLTTFKALSFDCYGTLIDQESGMIRGLQPIISRLPFESDYKKNPVLLIQRFHELTQVVEEGEPTLRYGSIVSRSFKSLANELNVSIPEEEMNHLVSLPGTWLPFPDTIPGLQILKKHYKLIILTNMDNVNASSTLKHLQPAEFDKVYTAEDIGSYKPAKGNFDYLFDHLRSDLHVDKDRGELLHVARSLTADHVPAKQFGIRSVWISRGGEKKEGTGVGGDYERLKENVAFEWRFDSIGKFAEEVERQFAEKTA